A genomic region of Saccopteryx bilineata isolate mSacBil1 chromosome 1, mSacBil1_pri_phased_curated, whole genome shotgun sequence contains the following coding sequences:
- the PHF3 gene encoding PHD finger protein 3 isoform X7: MVGCGRCDDWFHGDCVGLSLSQAQQMGEEDKEYVCVKCCAEEDKKTEVTDPDILENQAKVEAHSEDKTMEYEKLGLSKHTSTNDKTKHADDTVKHKVKILKRDSGEGKASSDCRDSEMKKWQLAPLRKMGQPVLPRRSSEEKSEKVPKDSTAVTCTGEKPSKPGAHEKQEIKKKKIDKGVPNVHPPAAPTAKPSADQIRQSVRHSLKDILMKRLTDSNLKVPEEKAAKVATKIEKELFSFFRDTDAKYKNKYRSLMFNLKDPKNNILFKKVLKGEVTPDHLIRMSPEELASKELAAWRRREKRHTIEMIEKEQREVERRPITKITHKGEIEIESEAPMKEQEAAMEIQEPTGNKSLEKIKGSEKQKEEIDSMSKDTTSQHRQHLFDLNCKICIGRMAPPVDDLSPKKVKVVVGVSRKHSDNEAESIADALSSTSNILASEFFEEEKQESPKTTFSPAPRPEMPGTVEVECTFLARLNFIWKGFINMPSVAKFVTKAYPVSGSPEYLTEDLPDSIQVGGRISPQTVWDYVEKIKASGTKEICVVRFTPVTEEDQISYTLLFAYFSSRKRYGVAANNMKQIKDMYLIPLGATDKIPHPLVPFDGPGLELHRPNLLLGLIIRQKLKRQHSASASGSHTAETSESVPAALPPDKKSKIEASTEEAPEEENDFFNSFTTVLHKQRNKPQQTLQEDLPTVMDPLVEVTKQEPPKPLRFLPGVLIGWENQPSTLELANKPLPVDDILQSLLGTTGQVYEQTQSAIEQNTLKEIPFINEQTNPKAEKIDKVEATDGEAKEVKVKVDNLSESTGNSVLTGEESSAAGPSSVSPGPLTSLSLRGKPPDVSTEAFLTNLSIQSKQEETVESKEKTLKRQLQQDQENNLQDNQTSNTGSPCRSSVGKGNTDGNVSCSENPVANTARSPQFINLKRDPRQAAGRSQQVPAPENKDEDNCGNGEKPPLPGPSQKEHLVEQANVEEKTSSLEKNSSAQQSDNSGVAQNSATVEDTHVSQTEQAKPSEESILMQNIETVHPFRRGSAATSSHFEVGNTGQSEFSSKNISFTSRSTSPRTSANFSPMRPQQPNLQHLKSNPPGFPFPGPPSFPPQSMFGFPPHLPPPLLPPPGFGFAQNPMVPWPPVVHLTGQPQRMMGPLSQTSRYIGPQNFYQAKDIRRPERRHSDPWGGRQEQQQLDRSFNRGKGDRQRFYSDSHHLKRERHEKEWEQESERHRRRDRTQDKDRDRKSREEGHKDKERARLSHGDRGADGKASRDSRNADKKPDKPKSEDHEKDKEREKSKHREGEKDRDRYHKDRDHTDRAKSKR; encoded by the exons ATGGTTGGCTGTGGAAGATGTGATGACTGGTTTCATGGCGATTGTGTTGGGTTAAGTCTTTCTCAAGCACAACAAATGGGAGAAGAAGAcaaagaatatgtgtgtgtgaaatgttGTGCTGAGGAAGATAAAAAAACTGAAGTCACAGATCCAGATATTTTAGAAAACCAAGCTAAAGTTGAAGCTCATAGTGAAGATAAAACAATGGAATATGAAAAGCTTGGATTGTCAAAGCACACTTCAACAAATGACAAAACCAAACATGCAGATGATACAGTGAAGCACAAGGTCAAAATTTTAAAACGG GATTCTGGTGAAGGCAAAGCCTCATCGGACTGTAGAGATAGTGAAATGAAAAAATGGCAGCTAGCTCCTCTTCGAAAGATGGGACAACCAGTTTTACCTCGGAGATcttcagaagaaaaaagtgaaaaagtacCAAAAGATTCTACAGCTGTTACTTGCACAGGAGAAAAACCTTCAAAACCAG GTGCTCATGagaagcaagaaattaaaaagaagaaaattgacaAAGGAGTGCCTAATGTGCATCCTCCTGCCGCTCCTACTGCCAAGCCTTCTGCAGATCAGATCAGACAAAGTGTCAGACATTCTCTCAAGGACATTCTCATGAAAAG ACTTACAGACTCAAATTTGAAGGTACCAGAGGAAAAGGCAGCAAAAGTTGctacaaaaattgaaaaagagcttttctctttttttcggGACACAGATGCCAAATATAAGAACAAATATAGAAGTTTGATGTTCAATCTGAAAGATCCTAAAAACAAT atattatttaaaaaagtacTGAAAGGAGAAGTAACCCCTGACCATCTTATAAGAATGAGTCCAGAAGAACTAGCTTCTAAAGAGTTAGCTGCTTGGAGACGAAGAGAAAAGAGACAT ACGATAGAGATGAttgagaaagaacagagagaagtGGAAAGACGACCAATCACAAAAATAACTCATAAAGGTGAAATTGAAATTGAGAGTGAAGCTCCAATGAAAGAACAGGAAGCAGCCATGGAGATTCag GAACCTACAGGTAATAAGTCATTGGAAAAGATCAAAggatctgaaaaacaaaaagaagagattGACTCCATGTCTAAAGATACCACTAGTCAACATAGACAACATCTCTTTGATCTTAACTGTAAAATTTGCATAG GTCGAATGGCACCACCTGTAGATGATCTTTCTCCAAAAAAGGTGAAAGTTGTTGTTGGAGTATCCCGTAAACATTCAGACAATGAAGCAGAAAGTATAGCAGATGCATTATCTTCAACGTCAAATATTTTGGCTTCTGAATTCtttgaggaagaaaaacaagAGTCTCCAAAGACAACGTTCTCTCCTGCTCCACG TCCAGAGATGCCTGGAACTGTTGAAGTTGAGTGCACATTCCTGGCTCGGTTGAACTTCATCTGGAAAGGTTTTATCAACATGCCTTCTGTGGCAAAATTTGTTACCAAAGCCTACCCAGTGTCTGGTTCCCCTGAGTACTTGACAGAG GATCTACCAGATAGTATTCAAGTAGGTGGCAGGATATCGCCTCAGACAGTTTGGGATTAtgtggaaaaaattaaagcatcAGGAACCAAG GAAATTTGTGTGGTTCGCTTCACACCCGTAACTGAAGAAGATCAAATTTCTTATACTTTGCTGTTTGCGTACTTCAGTAGCAGAAAGCGCTATGGAGTAGCTGCTAACAACATGAAGCAGATTAAAGATATGTACCTTATTCCTTTGGGTGCCACAGATAAAATTCCACACCCTCTTGTGCCTTTTGATGGACCTG gaCTTGAGCTGCATAGACCTAATCTGTTGTTGGGTTTGATTATTCGTCAGAAACTGAAGCGGCAGCACAGTGCTAGTGCCAGTGGCAGTCACACTGCTGAGACCTCTGAAAGTGTCCCGGCAGCACTGCCACCcgataagaaaagtaaaatagagGCTTCCACAGAGGAAGCACCAGAGGAAGAAAATgacttttttaattcttttacaaCTGTGTTGCACAAGCAGAGAAACAAACCTCAGCAGACTCTTCAGGAAGACCTTCCAACAGTAATGGACCCTTTAGTGGAAGTCACCAAACAGGAGCCACCAAAACCTTTAAGATTCCTTCCTGGGGTGTTGATTGGCTGGGAAAATCAGCCTTCTACTCTGGAATTAGCAAACAAACCTCTTCCTGTGGATGATATACTTCAGAGCCTTTTGGGTACTACTGGTCAAGTGTATGAACAGACTCAGTCAGCGATAGAACAAAATACTCTTAAAGAAATTCCATTTATAAATGAGCAAACCAACCCCAAAGCAGAGAAAATAGATAAAGTAGAAGCAACTGATGGTGAAGCTAAGGAGGTAAAGGTTAAAGTAGATAACCTTTCAGAATCTACAGGTAATTCGGTCCTAACAGGGGAAGAAAGCTCAGCAGCGGGGCCCTCCTCTGTTTCTCCTGGACCTTTGACGAGCCTTAGTCTCAGAGGTAAACCACCGGATGTTTCTACAGAAGCATTCTTAACAAATTTATCAATTCAGTCAAAACAAGAGGAAACTGtggagagcaaagaaaaaacattGAAAAGACAGCTGCAGCAAGATCAGGAGAATAATTTGCAAGATAATCAGACTTCAAATACTGGTTCTCCATGCAGGTCAAGTGTAGGAAAAGGAAACACAGATGGTAATGTGAGTTGCAGTGAAAACCCTGTTGCTAATACAGCAAGGTCCCCACAGTTTATCAACCTGAAAAGGGATCCTAGGCAAGCAGCAGGACGGAGTCAGCAGGTTCCTGCCCcagaaaacaaagatgaagatAATTGTGGGAATGGAGAAAAGCCCCCCTTGCCTGGTCCGTCACAAAAGGAGCACTTAGTAGAGCAAGCCAATGTAGAGGAGAAGACGTCTTCTCTAGAGAAAAATTCAAGTGCTCAGCAGAGTGATAATTCAGGAGTTGCACAAAACTCGGCAACAGTAGAAGACACACACGTTTCTCAAACAGAACAAGCAAAACCCTCAGAGGAGAGTATATTAATGCAAAATATTGAAACTGTGCACCCGTTTCGAAGAGGATCAGCAGCAACATCATCTcattttgaagttggaaacacaGGTCAATCagaattttcttctaaaaacatCAGCTTTACTTCCAGAAGCACCAGTCCCAGAACAAGTGCAAACTTTTCACCCATGAGGCCACAGCAACCCAACCTTCAGCATCTCAAGTCTAACCCCCCTGGCTTTCCGTTTCCAGGGCCTCCTAGTTTCCCCCCACAAAGCATGTTCGGGTTTCCACCACATTTGCCACCCCCGTTACTTCCCCCTCCAGGCTTTGGCTTTGCTCAAAATCCCATGGTTCCCTGGCCACCTGTTGTTCATCTGACAGGCCAGCCTCAACGTATGATGGGTCCCCTTTCACAAACATCAAGGTATATAGGCCCACAAAATTTTTACCAGGCTAAAGACATTCGAAGACCAGAAAGGCGCCATAGTGACCCTTGGGGTGGTAGGCAAGAGCAACAGCAACTGGATAGGTCATTTAATAGGGGCAAAGGGGATCGCCAGAGGTTTTATAGTGACTCACACCACTTGAAAAGAGAGCGACACGAGAAGGAATGGGAACAAGAATCTGAAAGGCATAGACGCAGAGACAGAACCCAAGAcaaggacagagacagaaaaagcagagaggaagggcacaaagataAAGAGAGGGCACGGTTATCACATGGTGATCGAGGAGCAGACGGAAAAGCCAGCAGAGATAGTAGGAATGCAGACAAGAAACCAGATAAACCCAAAAGTGAAGACCATGAAAAGGACAAAGAACGAGAGAAAAGTAAacacagagaaggagaaaaggacagAGATAGGTACCACAAAGATAGGGACCACACCGACAGAGCTAAAAGCAAGAGGTAG